CCAGTCGTTCGTGCGCATGCTGAAGCGGATCGCCGACGCCTGCCACATCGCCAACGTGCCGGTCACCGTGTGCGGCGACTTCGCCAGCCGCCCGCTCGAGGCGCTGTGCCTGCTCGGCATTGGATACTCCGAACTCTCCATGCCGCCGGCCGCCATTGGGCCGGTCAAAGCGGCCATCCGTGCAACAGACTTGGGACGGTTGCGCGCACGTCTATGGCCGAGACTTGAACCGGGACGCGGAAGCGACGACATTCGTCATCTGCTGTCACGCTTTGCGGACGCACACGACATCCCGGTCTAGGACCCAAACGAACACATGGCGCTTCGACAGCGGCTCGACGAGGTCGTCGACCGCTTCAACATCTTGGAACAACGTATGGCATCCGGCCCGGCGGCGGAGGAATTCGTCCGCCTGTCGCGCGAGTATGCCGAGCTGGAACCGCTGGTGAAACGCGTCGCCGCGCTGCGCGAGGCCGAGAAGGAGCTCGCCGGCATCGACGAGATGCTGCACGGCGACGACGAGCTCGCCGAGCTCGCCGAGGCCGAGCGCCCCGCCGTGCTCGACCGTATCGAGACCCTGTCGGACGATATCCGCGTCGCCCTCCTTCCCAAGGACGAGGCGGACACCAAGAGCGCCATCCTCGAGGTGCGTGCCGGAACCGGCGGCCAGGAGGCGGCCCTCTTCGCGGGCGACCTCTTTCGCATGTACGAGCGCTTTTCCGCGGAGAAGGGCTGGCGGGTCGAGGTGATGAGCCTGTCGGAGGGTGAGGCGGGGGGCTACAAGGAGATCATCGCCGCGGTGCGCGGCGACAGCGTCTTCGCCAAGCTGAAGTGGGAGTCGGGCGTGCACCGCGTCCAGCGCGTGCCGGCGACCGAGTCGGGCGGGCGCATCCACACCTCCGCCGCCACCGTCGCCGTCCTCCCCGAAGCCGAGGACGTCGACATCGACATCCCCGCCAACGACATCCGGATCGATACGATGCGCGCGTCCGGCGCGGGCGGGCAGCATGTGAACACCACCGATTCGGCGGTGCGAATCACCCACCTGCCGACCGGTATCGTGGTCACCTCCTCGGAGAAGTCGCAGCACCAGAACCGGGCGCGGGCGATGGAAGTGCTGCGCGCGCGCCTCTACGACATGCAGCGCCAGCAAGCCGCCGACGCGCGCGCCGCCGACCGCAAGACGCAGGTCGGCTCCGGCGACCGCTCCGAGCGCATCCGCACCTACAACTTCCCGCAAGGGCGGATGACCGACCACCGCATCAACTTGACCCTCTACAAGCTCGACGAGATCCTCTCGGGCGCGGCGCTGGGCGAGGTGATCGACGCGCTGGCGACCGACCACAACGCCAAACTCCTCGCCGAAGCCGATGCCTGAAAGCCGCGGCGTCATCTTCACCGGCGAGCCGGACCTCGGCCACCTCTACACCACGCTGCGGCGCCGCTTCCGCGAGGCGCAGATCTCCACCCCCGACCTCGACGCCCGCCTCCTGGTGACCGAGACGCTCGACGTCACGACGACGCAGCTCATCGCCAACCCGCGCATGGCGGTCGACGCCGATCAGGTCGCCGAGCTGGAGCGGCGGGCGCAGGAGCGGCTGGCGGGTCGCTCCATCGGCCGCATCCTCGGCCGTCGCGCCTTCTGGTCGCTCGACCTGCGCGTGACCGACGATACGCTGGAGCCGCGCCCCGAGACCGAGACGGTGGTGGAGCTGGCGCTCGCGGCCCTGGCGACACCGGACGCGCCGGCGCTGGTGGCCGACCTCGGTGTCGGGACCGGGGCGATCCTGTTGTCGATCCTGTCGGAGCGGCTGGGCGCGCACGGGGTCGGCGTCGACATCTCGTTCAAGGCGCTGATCGAGGCGCGGCGCAACGCCGAGCGCCACAACCTCGACCATAGGGCGATGTTCGTGCAGGCCAATTTCGGATCGGCGCTGGCGCAGCAGTTCGACCTCGTGGTCTCCAACCCGCCCTATATCACCACCGACGACATCGCCGGTCTGGACCGTGCGGTGCGCGACTTCGACCCGCTGCTGGCGCTCGACGGAGGCGAGGACGGGCTCAACGCCTACCGTGTCGTCTTCACCCACGCGCAGCACATGCTGCGGCCGGGCGGGACGCTGGTGGTCGAGATCGATCCGGCGGCGCGCGACGCGGTGATTGCAGAAGCCGAGCGCAGGGGGCTTGAAGTCGAGACGGTTGCGGACGATCTTAATGGTGATGCAAGGGCGGTGTCCCTGCGGCGCGGTATGGTTTGAGCGCCACAGTTGAGAAAACATCGGCCGATCCCATAATTAAGTATTGGAAAGGCAACGGTGAGCCGCTAACGTGCCGCCGTCGGCCGAGCGGTAACCGCATCCTCGGGCACCAGCCTTAGACTGCGAACGACCCGCATCGTGTGCCTGCCCCTTCAGTGGGGCGTCGTTATCACTGACGCCATCCTGGCGACGAACAAGCCCAGGCCCGCAAGCGGGCGCCGGGCCGCGTCGTCGTTTGGACGGCCAATGTGTGGTTCGCTGCTGAGGCGGCGTTCCGAACCGAACCGGACGAGGCTGTGGATCCACCAATATTCAGGATCCGTGGCGACGCTTAGGCGGACTATACCCCTGCTTAAGCGCACGAATCCGCGTTCAACCGTATGTTCCGGATCGAGAAGCGAGCTGATGAGACCTAACAACCCGAGCAAGCGTCTTCGTGGTCGCAGCCGGAGCAAAGGCGGCGGCAATCCGCTGTCGCGCTCCTACGAGTCGAACGGCCCCGACGTTAAGATCCGGGGTTCGGCTTTGCAGGTGGCTGACAAGTACGCCCAGCTCGCGCGTGATGCGCAATCTGCGGGCGACCGTGTGATGGCGGAGAACTATTTCCAACACGCCGAACATTATTATCGGATCGTCGCCGCCGCTTACGAGCAGAGCGGCCAACAACAACCCCGCGGCGAGCGTCACGGCGACGACCGCCACGGCGACAACCGTCACCGCGGCAACGAGCAGCCGAACATCAACGGCTTCGACGGCATGGACGACGACGATGACGACGGGTCCATCCGCGTCAACGGTTCACGCTCCCACGGCCGCGACGACGAGCAAGACGAGGCGCCCGTTCGCGCCAATCACCGCAACGGCGGCTCCAACGGGGCCAACGGCTCCCACGCGGCGGCCCGTGACGATGACGACGACGCGGCCGATCCCGCCCAGGCCCCTCAGCCCGACGTGACCCCCACGCCGGCCGAGTTGGATGCATCCGCCGACGTCAAGGCCGAGGACGACGCGTCCGACGCTGACGGCGACGAAGGCGACGCCAAGGCCAAGAAGGCCGCCAAGCCGAAGACCCCGCGCCGCCGGACCACCACGCCGCGCACGCGTGCCCCGCGCACCCGGCGCACCGAGGCGTCCGCCGACGCCGCGCCGCAGCCCGCGGCCGAGACCGGCGAGAGCAACTGACGCCGCAGCGCGGGCCCCGGCCCGCGCGCCCCACCGCACCGGAGCCGGATCGCGGGCCTCACGCCCGGAGTTCCGGCTTTCGGCGTTCATGAAGGGGGCCTCCCGCCTTTGCCTGGCGGTTCGCTCGGCTGTCAGAGCAGGCAGAGTTCCAGGAGGTCGCGGCGCATCGCGGCGGGCATCGCCTCGTCCATCGCGGCGGCCGAGACGTCCACCGGCGCCTCGTCGGCCCTGAGGTAGCGCCATCCCTGGAAGGGGCGGCAGGGCCGCGGCCGCACCGCCACCACGTCCGGCGCCAGGAGGATGTGCACCCGCGCTACGCCCGACGCGTCGTTGAACGGCTCGATGCCCACCACGCGCTGGCGCGCCTGCACGCTTCCCTTGATCACCCAGTAGAGGCTGCCGTCCGCCAGCACTTCGTCGACCCGCTTGGGGGCGGTGCGCGTGGTGATTCGCATCGCCTGGCGCGAATCACTTCCCGCACGACGCTCGGCCGATTGCCGCAGCGCGTCGATGCTGGAAACGCCGACACATAGCTTGAGAAGATGCACCGTCATTCCACTGGGTTAGGCCCGGCCCCCCGGCGCCGGCAAGCTCGTCCACATGCCTGATGCCCGCTGTCCACCGCTTGTCACATTCGATCTGTTAGGCTTGTTGCGAGGCGGTAGCGCTCTGTTCATGCACCAAATAGGTATGGTAGCAGGCGCGACAGATCGATGAAGCGTGACGGCACGAGGTCGGGAATGGGATCCGAGGACGAACCTGACGTGCGCAAGTACCGCACGCTCTTCCTCTCCGACATCCACCTCGGCACCCGAGGATGCCAGGCGGAGCTGCTGCTCGACTTCCTGCGTCACCATGATGCCGAGAAGATCTACCTGGTGGGCGACATCATCGACGGATGGCGCCTGAAGAAGACCTGGTACTGGCCCCAGTCCCACAACGACGTGGTACAGAAGATCCTGCGCAAGGGCCGCAAGGGCGCCGAGATCGTCTACCTTCCCGGCAATCACGACGAGTTCCTGCGCGACTATGTCGGCACCCATTTCGGTGGGGTCGAGGTGGTCGACTCGGCGATCCACCACACCGCCGACGGGCGCAAACTTCTCATCATTCACGGCGACCAGTTCGACGTCGTCGTGCGTCATGCGAAGTGGCTCGCCTTCCTGGGCGACTGGGCCTACGTCACGACGCTGGCGATCAACACCTGGATCAACATCGTCCGCCGCAAGCTGGGGCTGACCTACTGGTCGCTGTCGGCCTGGGCGAAGTTGAAGGTGAAGAACGCGGTGTCCTTCATCGGCAAGTTCGAAGAGGCGCTCTCGTCCGAGGCGAAGCGCCGCGGCGCGGACGGCGTCGTGTGCGGCCACATCCACCATGCGACCATGCACGACATGCACGGCACGCATTACATCAACACCGGGGACTGGGTGGAGAGCTGCACCGCCGTGGGCGAGCGCGAGGACGGAACCTTCGAGCTGATCCGCTGGACGCGGCTGGCCGACCGCCATCCGACCCGCGCCGTGGCGCCGACGTCGCGCTCACAGGCGGCATGACGCAACGGAAGATTCCGCGATGACGCGCCTCGCCCTCGTGACCGACGCTTGGCACCCGCAGGTGAACGGTGTGGTCCGAACCCTCGATACGACGCGCCAGGAGCTGATCAAGCTCGGCATCGACGTCTACATGATCACGCCGTCGGACTATCGCACGGTGCCGATGCCGACCTATCCGGAGATCCGCCTCGCGGTGACGACGCCGTGGCGCGTGTCGCGCGCGATCGACGAGGTGCGGCCGGACTACGTGCATATCGCCACCGAGGGGCCGCTCGGGATGATCGCGCGGCGGTGGTGCCGCAAGAACAACATCGGCTACACCACGAGCTACCACACGCGCTTTCCCGAATATGTGCGAGCCCGCGCGCCGATCCCGATGTCGTGGTCCTACGCCTTCGTGCGCTCGTTCCACAACGCGGGCGTCGGCTGCATGGTCTCCAACACGACGCTGGAGCGCGAGCTGGCGGCCTGGGGCTTCCAGCGCCTGGTGCGCTGGGTGCGCGGGGTCGACACCGTGACGTTCAATCCCGACGTGCCGCCCGCGCTGCCGGACCTTCCGAAGCCCGTCTTCCTCTACGTCGGCCGGGTCGCGGTGGAGAAGAACATCGGCGCCTTCCTCGACCTCGACCTTCCCGGCACCAAGCTCGTGGTGGGCGACGGCCCGGCGCTGCCGACGTTGAAGGCGAAGTATCCGGACGCAGTCTTCACCGGCAACCGCGTTGGCGAGGAGCTGACGGCGCACTACACCTCCGCCGACGTCTTCGTCTTCCCCAGCATGACCGACACGTGGGGCCTCGTGCAGATGGAGGCGCTCGCCTGCGGCGTCCCCGTCGCCGCGTTCCCGACGATGGGCCCGCTCGACGTCATCGCCGATTCGGGAACCGGGGCGCTGGACTGGGACTTGAGACAGGCGTGCCTCGACGCGTTGTCGATCCCGCGCGACCGCTGCCGATCGTATGCCGAACAGTTCTCCTGGGAATCCAGCGTCAAGCAGTTCTGGGAGAACCTGCAACGGGCGAACGGCATCGAAATCGCCGCCAACTAACGGAGCGAACCTCATGCCCGGCCCCACGTTCGACGCTCTTTGCACCCACAAGAAGAGCCTCGACGGGTTCCATCTGCGCGACGCCTTCTCCGCCGATCCCGGCCGCGCCGCCCGCTTCGCGCTGACCGAGGGCGACCTCCTCCTCGACTATTCCAAGAACATCGTCACCGACGAGACGATGGCACTCCTCGTCGAGCGCGCCCGCGCGGCCGGCCTCGAGGCCAAGCGCGACGCGATGTTCGCCGGCGAGCCGATCAACCTGACCGAGGGCCGCGCCGTCCTCCACGTGGCGCTGCGCGGCGAGGGGCCGTTCGCCATCGACGGGCGCGACGTGTCGGCCGACGTCGCGGAGGTGCTGGACCGCGTCACCGCGTTCGCCGACGGGGTCCGCTCCAACGCGATCGTCGCCGCCGACGGCCAGCCGTTCACCGACGTCGTCAACATCGGCATCGGCGGCTCGGACCTCGGCCCGCGGATGGTGGTGCGCGCGCTGTCGCCCTACCGCGACGGCGGGCCCGACGTGCACTTCGTCGCCAACGTCGACGGAGCCGACATCGCCGACACGCTCGCCCGGCTCGACCCGGCGCGCACCCTCTTCCTCATCGCCTCGAAGACATTCACCACACAGGAGACGATGACCAACGCCGCGACCGCGCGTCAATGGATCGTCGACGGCGTGGGCGAGGCGGCGGTCGGCGACCACTTCGCCGCGATCTCCACCGCGCTCGACAAGGTGGCCAAGTTCGGCATCTCCGAGGACCGCGTCTTCGGGTTCTGGGACTGGGTCGGCGGGCGCTACTCGGTCTGGTCGGCGATCGGCCTGTCGGTCGCGATCGCCATCGGCGGCGCCGGCTTTCGCGCCTTCCTCGCCGGCGGCGCGGCGGCGGACGAGCATTTCCGCACCCGGCCGCTCGCCGAGAACATCCCCGTCGTCATGGGGCTGCTGGGCGACTGGTACCGCACCTTCTTCGGCTACGGCGCCTACGCCATCCTTCCCTACGACCAGCGCCTCGTCGAGTTCGCGGCCCACCTCCAGCAGGTGGACATGGAATCGAACGGCAAGCGGGTCCACCGCGACGGTTCGCCGGTCGCCGAGCCGACCGGGCCGGTGATCTTCGGCGAGCCCGGCACCAACGGGCAGCACGCCTTCTACCAGCTCCTCCACCAGGGCACCGACCCGGTCCCGGTGGACATCCTCGTCGCCGCCAAACCGCACGAGGCGCTGTCGGACCATCACGCCAAGCTCGTCGCCAACGCGCTGGCGCAAACGCAGGCGCTGATGCGCGGCCGCACCCTCGAGGAGGCGCGCGAGCAGCTCCTCGCCAAGGGGATGGACGCGGCCGAGGCGGACCGCCTGGCGCCGCACCGCGTCTTCCCCGGCAACCGCCCGTCCAACACGCTGGCCTACCAGGCGCTCGACCCGTTCACCCTCGGCCGGCTCCTCGCCTTCTACGAGCACAAGGTGTTCGTGCAGGGCGCGCTGTGGGACATCAACTCGTTCGACCAATGGGGCGTGGAGCTCGGCAAGGAGCTCGCCGGGGTGCTGCTGCCGGCCATCAAGGGCGAGACCAGCCCCGACCTCGACGGCTCGACCGCGCAGCTCCTCGCCCACCTGCGGGGCGCGTGAGCGGCCTCAGAGTTCGATCTTTTGCACCGAGGAATCGGCGAGGAAGTGGTGGATCGTGTTGAGCCACAGGACGTACTTCACGACCCCGTCGGCGTCGCGCTGCACCAGCCAGTCCTCGCCGACGACGCAGCGCAGCGGCGGCTGCTTTTCGTCCTTGAAGTGCCCCTCCCAGTAGAAGGTGCCGATCGCGCGGGCCCGGTCCGGCGCCTCGCCGAGCGGCGTCACCACGAAATCGCCCAGCCGCAGCACCTGACGGCGAAACTGGGTGTGGTAGGCGCCATGCTCATCCAGCGTCATCGACAGGCCCTGGTGCTGCACGTAGATGCGCGGCTCCGGGTGAAGGAACATCGCCTTGCGTTCGGCGATGCCGCCGCCATCCTCGCGGCGCAGCGTATCGCACCACCGCTCGCCCAGCGCGAGCACCTCGTCGAGCGTGATTGCCACGGCCCCTCCTCCCACAAACATCCATGCATCGACCGCCTTGTGTCCGACTCGGCCACGCGCTTCAAGGTCATGGCAAATCGCCGGGGGCGGCGCACTTTGATGACCGAGCCGGTGGCGCAGCGTCGGTGCTTCGACTAACGTGCCACCACAACAATCGGAGGACCCCGATGAACGATATGACGATGGCTAAGTTCGGAATGGGCGCGTCGGCTCAACGCGTTGAAGACCAGGCGCTCATCACCGGCCATGGTCAGTACACGGCGGACGTGACGCCCGAGGGCACGCTCTATGCAGTGGTGCTGCGCTCGCCGATCGCCGCGGGGTCGTTCAAGATCAACGATATCGAAGCCGCCAAGGCCGCGCCCGGCGTCCACCTCGTGATGACCTATGCCGATATCGGCGAACCGCTTGCCCCGCTTCCCTGCCGGGCCGCCTACAAGCAGGAAGACGGCACGCCGACGCAGGTCTACCCCCGCTACTCGCTGGCGAAGGACGAGGTGCGCCACATCGGCGACCCCGTGGCGATGATCGTGGCCGACAGTGTCGCCGCCGCCAACGACGCCGCCGAGCTGATCGACATCGACTGGAACCAGACCGACAGCGTGACCGACGCGGCGGCCGCGCTGGAAGACGGCGCCCCGCTGGTGTGGCCCGCGCACGGCTCCAACCTCGCCTTCCGCTACGGCGTCGGCAACCGGGAAGGCACCGAGGAGGCGTTCGCCAAGGCGACCAGGTTCGCCAAGCTCGACCTCCACAACAACCGCCTCGTCACCAACTACATGGAGACGCGCGGCGCGCTGGGGCAGTACGACGCCACCACCGGCCGCTACACGCTGACCGCCGGCACCCAGGGTGGCCACGGCATGCGCGGCGTCCTCGCCGAAATCCTGAAGACCGACGAGGCCAATATCCGCGTCGTCACGCCCGACGTCGGCGGCGGCTTCGGCACCAAGATCTTCGTCTATCCCGAGTACCCGGCCGTCATGCACGCCGCCAAGATGCTCGGCCGTCCGGTGAAGTGGATCTGCGGCCGCTCCGAGGCCTTCATGTCCGACAGCCAGGGCCGCGACAACGTCACCACCGCGGAAGTGGCGATGGACGACACCGGCCGCTTCCTGGCGCTGCGGGTCGACCTCAAGGCCAACATGGGCGGCTACCTCGCCCAGTTCGCGCCGCACATTCCGTTCGTCGGCTCGTCGATGGCGCCGGGCGTCTACGCCTTCCCGGTGATGTACGTTGCCGTGAAGGGCGTCTACACCAACACCGTGCCGACCGACGCCTACCGCGGCGCCGGGCGCCCCGAGGCCGCCTACACCATCGAGCGCCTCGTCGAAGAGGCGGCGCATGTGATGAGCCTTTCGCCGGAGGAGATCCGCCGGCGCAACTTCATCAAGCCCGAAGAGATGCCCTTCAAGACCGCCGCCGGCCGCACCTACGACACCGGCGAGTTCGACGGACACATGTCCCGCGCGATGGAGGTCATCGACTGGGACGGCTTCGACGAGCGCAAGGCCGAGAGCACGGCGCGCGGCGCGATCCGCGGCATCGGCATGGCGACCTACATCGAGGCGTGCGCCTTCCCCGGCTCCGAGCGCGCCGAGATCGAGCTGGCGCCCGACGGCAAGATGACGCTGATGATCGGCACCCAGACCAACGGTCAGGGCCACGCCACCTCCTACACGCAGATCATCGCCGACCGCCTGGGCGTCGCCCCGGAGAACATCACCGTCATCCAGGGCGACACGGACCGGGTGAAGACCGGCGGCGGCACAGGCGGCTCGCGCTCGATCCCGCTGGGTCTTCCGTCGGTGGACGTCGCGTCGGTGGAGATGTCGACCAAGCTGAAGGAACTCGCGTCCGACAAGCTGGAGGCCTCCGCCGACGACCTCGAGTTCTCGGGCGGGTCGGTCCGCATCGTCGGTACCGACCGCTCGGTGACGTTCGCGGAGCTGGCCGAGTCGGCCGGCGGCCTCACCTCCGAGGGCCGCGTGCAGCAGGACGAGCCGACCTTCCCCAACGGCTCGCACATCTGCGAGCTCGAGATCGACAAGGCGACCGGCAAGGTGGCCATCCTGCGCTACGTCATCGTCGACGACTTCGGTGCCACGGTGAACCCGATGCTGCTGCAGGGTCAGGTCCACGGCGGTATCGTCCAGGGCATCGGCCAGGCCCTCTACGAGCGCACCGTCTACGACGAGGACGGCCAGCTCCTGTCGGCCTCGCTGCTCGATTATTGCGTGCCGCGCGCCGACGACGTACCGTTCTTCCACTTCGAGACGCGCAACGTGCCGTCCAAGCACAATGCGATGGGCATCAAGGGCGCGGGCGAGGCCGGCACCATCGGCGCCGCCCCGGCGGTGATGAACGCCATCTGCAACGCGCTGTGGACGAACTGCGGCGTCTCGCACGTGGACATGCCGGCGACGCCGGACGTCCTGTGGCGCATCATCAGCCAGGCGTCGGCCAAGGCGGCCTGAGCCGGGCCACGACCGGCGCGGACGACCTCCGCCCGCGCCACCCTCCCCGCCCCGATCAGCGCAACGCGGTCGGGGCGATGGCGGCCACGGCGGCTCCCTCGGTCAGCAGCGGCGTGATCCGGCGGACGGTGACGCGGCGGTTGCGGCGGTCCGGCTCGTCGGTCTCCACCTTCAGCGCCTCCTCGCCGTACCCGTGGGTGACGAAGTTCTCCGGCGGAATGTCGAACGCCTCGGTCAGCAGGCGGGCCACGGCCTCGGCGCGCTCATCGCTCAGCTTCATGTTTTCGATCGGGTGGCCCTGCGCGTCCGTGTGCCCCTCGATCAGGAAGACCTCGCGCGGATCGGCCGCCACCGCCGCGGCGATCGACGCGCCCACCAGCTCCAGCACCGCCAGTTCGTCGGTCGACAGGGTCGCCGAGTTCGTCTCGAAGGTGATCGTATCGACATCGATCGCCGGCATCATGCCGCGCAGCGCAGGGTCGGTGAGGATCTGGTTCAGCGTGAAGGCGCGGCGCAGGTTGCCGCTGGGCTCGGCGGTCGCGGCGCGGTAGAGCGCGTCGAGGGAGGAGACCGCGGCGTCGACCTCCCCGGCGGGGACCGCGTCGAACGCGTCGGCGGCGATGGCGGTGTCGGCCGAGGCGTCCTGCGCCAGCCAGATCGGCAGGTTGTTGAAGAACATCGTCTCCGCGCCGTCCGCGTCCACCCGCGAGCGGCGGATGGGGACGCCGTTGGCGTCGCGCAGGGTGCGCACCGTGCTGCCGTCGCGCCGCGCGACGACGCTCTCGCTCCAGCCGTTGTCGTACGCGAATTCGCGAACGGCGGCGGCCTTCCAGTGGAAGCGCCGGCTCTCGCGCCGGTTGGCGACCAAGGTGTTGCGCCCGTCCGTTCCGGCGAAGATCGAGAAACGCTCGTCCTGGTCCACCAGATCGCCCCAGCGCAGCATGCCGAGCGGGCCGAGTGCGCCCTCGCGGCCCGGGGCGTTCGTGGTGATGCGGGCGGCGGCGCGGCTCTCCCACAGCCGCTGGTTCTCTTCGCGCGCCAACCGGGCGGCCTGCGCACCGGGAGCGGGCGGGAGACGGTCGAGATATTGGGCGAGCGCGGTCCTGGCCGGGCGCTGCTTGGCGGCGAGGCGTTGCGCCCGGCGCTGCTCGCCCCCGTCCACCGTCGCCTCTCCGACGAGACGGCGCCCGCCGAAGCCCCGCCCCGCGCGTGGCGTGCCGGCGCCGCCGAACGGCCCGGCGCTCAGCCCGCCGGGCGCCGGTCCGGTCGCCCCGTCGATTGCGCCCTCGGCCCGCCATGGCTCGGTGCCGCCGCCGTCCTTGCGCAGCGCCTCGAGGCGTGCGCGGCGCCGTTCCTCCTGCTCGCGGCCGCGCGCATGACGCAGCCGGTCGAGCTCCCGCTTGCGCGCCTCGACAGCGGCACGCCCGGTCGCCTTCTCCTCCGCCCCGAACTGCACCGCGCTGATGCCCGCGCCCGCCGACGGCGCCGCGAGGCGTGCCGGCGCCCCGGCCAGCGCGGCGAGCGGAAACGCGAGGAGCGCGAGGGCGAGAGCGAGGGTCGGAGCGTGCACGGGTGGGACCTCGTCGGTGTCGACACCGGCCTATCCCACCATCACAGCCTTTCGGCACGCTGTGCCCGCCGGGCCGGCGGGCGGTGGCGCCGCCTCAGCGCAACGTGGTCAGCGTGCGCGCCACCGCGTCGTTCCACAGGCCGATGAGGCGCGAGCGCTCCGCCTCGGCCATCTGCGGCTCGAACCGCCGGTCGCGGTGCCAGCCGGCGGCGAAGCCCTCGGCGCCGGGCCACACGCCGGCGTGCATCCCCGCCAGCCACGCCGCCCCCAGCGCCGTCGTCTCGTTGATCGACGGCCGGTCGACCGGCGCGCCGAGCACATCCGCCAGCCGCTGCATCGCCCAATCCGACGCGACCATCCCACCGTCGACCCGCAGCACCGTGTCACGTGCGCCGGCCCAGTCGCGATGCATGGCGTGGATGAGGTCGTGCGTCTGCAACGCGACGCTCTCCAGCGCCGCCTTGGCGAGCTCGGCCGGGCCGGTGGAGCGGGTGATGCCGAAGATCGCCCCGCGCGCGTCGGCGTCCCAATGCGGCG
This portion of the Acuticoccus sp. I52.16.1 genome encodes:
- a CDS encoding xanthine dehydrogenase family protein molybdopterin-binding subunit; translation: MAKFGMGASAQRVEDQALITGHGQYTADVTPEGTLYAVVLRSPIAAGSFKINDIEAAKAAPGVHLVMTYADIGEPLAPLPCRAAYKQEDGTPTQVYPRYSLAKDEVRHIGDPVAMIVADSVAAANDAAELIDIDWNQTDSVTDAAAALEDGAPLVWPAHGSNLAFRYGVGNREGTEEAFAKATRFAKLDLHNNRLVTNYMETRGALGQYDATTGRYTLTAGTQGGHGMRGVLAEILKTDEANIRVVTPDVGGGFGTKIFVYPEYPAVMHAAKMLGRPVKWICGRSEAFMSDSQGRDNVTTAEVAMDDTGRFLALRVDLKANMGGYLAQFAPHIPFVGSSMAPGVYAFPVMYVAVKGVYTNTVPTDAYRGAGRPEAAYTIERLVEEAAHVMSLSPEEIRRRNFIKPEEMPFKTAAGRTYDTGEFDGHMSRAMEVIDWDGFDERKAESTARGAIRGIGMATYIEACAFPGSERAEIELAPDGKMTLMIGTQTNGQGHATSYTQIIADRLGVAPENITVIQGDTDRVKTGGGTGGSRSIPLGLPSVDVASVEMSTKLKELASDKLEASADDLEFSGGSVRIVGTDRSVTFAELAESAGGLTSEGRVQQDEPTFPNGSHICELEIDKATGKVAILRYVIVDDFGATVNPMLLQGQVHGGIVQGIGQALYERTVYDEDGQLLSASLLDYCVPRADDVPFFHFETRNVPSKHNAMGIKGAGEAGTIGAAPAVMNAICNALWTNCGVSHVDMPATPDVLWRIISQASAKAA
- a CDS encoding OmpA family protein, whose amino-acid sequence is MHAPTLALALALLAFPLAALAGAPARLAAPSAGAGISAVQFGAEEKATGRAAVEARKRELDRLRHARGREQEERRRARLEALRKDGGGTEPWRAEGAIDGATGPAPGGLSAGPFGGAGTPRAGRGFGGRRLVGEATVDGGEQRRAQRLAAKQRPARTALAQYLDRLPPAPGAQAARLAREENQRLWESRAAARITTNAPGREGALGPLGMLRWGDLVDQDERFSIFAGTDGRNTLVANRRESRRFHWKAAAVREFAYDNGWSESVVARRDGSTVRTLRDANGVPIRRSRVDADGAETMFFNNLPIWLAQDASADTAIAADAFDAVPAGEVDAAVSSLDALYRAATAEPSGNLRRAFTLNQILTDPALRGMMPAIDVDTITFETNSATLSTDELAVLELVGASIAAAVAADPREVFLIEGHTDAQGHPIENMKLSDERAEAVARLLTEAFDIPPENFVTHGYGEEALKVETDEPDRRNRRVTVRRITPLLTEGAAVAAIAPTALR